ctatagactagactatagactagactatagactagactatagaccagactatagactagactatagaatatactatagaatagactatagaatagactatagaatagactatagactagactatagactagactatagactagactatagactagactatagcctagactatagactagacaatagactagactatagactagactatagcctagactatagactagacaatagactagactatagactagactatagactagactatagactagactatagactagactatagactagactatagactagactattgactagactaaagactagactatagactagactatagaatatactataaactagactatagactaggctgaaCTATTGGttatactctagtatataggatagactatagactagactataagctatactatagactagactatacggtcgactatatactagaatataatctaaactataagctagagtatagactagtctatactatactaGTCTAGCcagtttatttacttttataaaatccaAATTTAAGACTATTTACTATCCTAGATACtacatttaatttctttagtaaCCATGTGCAGAAGTTTGATAATTAATTTGAGttggttttaaaatattctcCTTTTCTATATCCTTATACAACGTATAAATAAGCCAAATTATTAAAGCAGAAAGACctacaaaaatagaaattaatcaTAAAATCATATAAGTTTGATATACACAAATGTCCTATCTTACCAAGACCCAATAAACccgaaaaaaatattgatacaaATATACCAGCACCAACTCCATTGATAATGGAAACAATTAATTGATATGATAAACGGAATGTATTAATAACGAAGCCAATGGCACTTAGTAACAACCAAGGAATCATCATTTTATGACGTCTCTGTAAAAAgtaatattgataaaatatttaataagtgttattaaagattttgttataattacaCACCTTTATAATACCCATTAAAAGTAGACCAGATATGGCAAACATTgacatacaaaataatattaatagagtaaatattacattaaaataGGTAGCatcttaataaaaagaaataaataaaattatagcaaaataaatttatgtactAAAAAGGGTTCCATTGACCAAATTAACTTACCTGTTTTAGTATGCTCATGTTTTTTTAACAGCGAATTGGTGTCCAccattgtataaat
Above is a genomic segment from Lucilia cuprina isolate Lc7/37 unplaced genomic scaffold, ASM2204524v1 Scaffold_5831, whole genome shotgun sequence containing:
- the LOC111686987 gene encoding uncharacterized protein LOC111686987 isoform X1, producing MKCCSRSTLGVIIGGINAVAYFATLIFLIYTMVDTNSLLKKHEHTKTDATYFNVIFTLLILFCMSMFAISGLLLMGIIKRRHKMMIPWLLLSAIGFVINTFRLSYQLIVSIINGVGAGIFVSIFFSGLLGLGLSALIIWLIYTLYKDIEKENILKPTQINYQTSAHGY
- the LOC111686987 gene encoding uncharacterized protein LOC111686987 isoform X2, translated to MSILKQRRHKMMIPWLLLSAIGFVINTFRLSYQLIVSIINGVGAGIFVSIFFSGLLGLGLSALIIWLIYTLYKDIEKENILKPTQINYQTSAHGY